A window from Citrus sinensis cultivar Valencia sweet orange chromosome 3, DVS_A1.0, whole genome shotgun sequence encodes these proteins:
- the LOC102609197 gene encoding disease resistance protein RPV1-like — MAASSSCLAAQCRYDVFVSFRGEDTRDNFTSHLVAALCQKKIKTFIDEQLVRGDEISPALLDAIERSKISVIIFSGNYASSKWCLDELVKILECKNKNAQMVVPVFYHVDPSDVRKQTGSFGDAFVKHEKQLKGIPEKVQKWTVALTEASNLSGWDTMNIRPEAKLVDEIIEDILKKLKDKSFSSDFEGLVGIYSRIEQIKSLLCVGLPDFQIIGIWGMGGIGKTTIAGAIFNQISNDFEGRCFMANVREESERGGLVYLRERLFSEILEETLKIRTPSVPKYIKERLQRMKVFVVLDDVNKPEQLDYLAGGLDRFGLGSRVVVTSRDRQVFDKCRVDKIYEVEGLNQNEALELFSNYAFRQNICPKDFLVLSERIVFYANGNPLALKVLGSFLQRKCKLQWENALKNLTRISDPDIYDMLKISYNELKQEEKSIFLDIACFFKGDDKDFMTRIQDDPESVHYGLNVLVDKSLVALSCNNKLQIHDLLQEFGREIVRQQSVKEPGKRSRLWYYEDVYQVLKKNKGTGSIEGMFLDVSQIEDLHLTSRAFVKMPNLRLLKFYVPGQITGSDMCTKVHLQQGLQYLPDELRYFHWYGYPLKALPFDFSPENLIELNLPHSKVEQIWEGKKEAFKLKFIDLQYSQYLTTIPHPSETPNLERINLWNCTNLPYIPSYIQHFNNLVMLCLSHCESLRCFPQNIHFRSLIEIDFSYCINLTEFPEISGNVIELDLKGTAIEEIPSSIECLTKLEELDLAYCRRLKSLPSSICKLKSLHLLCLYNCSNFEIFPEILEKMECLEYIDLESTAVKELPSSVEQLEGLRELILEDCSELSKLPENLGNLKSLKRLFAKRSAISKLPSSIAYLDEVIELSFHGCRGLVLPPILSGLSSLTKLDLSDCDVMEIPQDIGRASSLEILDISGNDFDSLRASIKQLSRLRELYLSNCSMLQSLPELPLRVKLLDASNCKQLQSLPELPSCLEELPISILEMTSKHSLGSTQFKILADPCMELTFTDCLKLNEKGNNILADLRLIILHMAIASLRLFSEKEFKKPHGISIFLPGSGIPDWFSNQGSGSSITIQLSQHCCSTNLIGFSVCAVIEYEDDFPNGGGYFNVGCSYCFEITALSETKHDDFWYLGNQVSTCSDHIYIGFRPCINFGLPDGISVSFHFFTYNLFTNNENGHKVKSCGVCPVYAHPNQTKLNTFTINMLPPSEEECDEIRK, encoded by the exons ATGGCTGCATCTTCATCTTGCCTTGCTGCTCAATGCAGGTATGATGTTTTCGTCAGTTTCAGAGGGGAGGATACCCGTGATAACTTTACTAGCCATCTTGTTGCCGCTTTGTgtcagaaaaaaataaaaacattcaTTGATGAACAACTTGTCAGAGGAGATGAGATTTCACCCGCCCTTTTGGATGCAATTGAAAGATCAAAGATTTCGGTAATCATCTTTTCAGGAAACTATGCTTCTTCAAAATGGTGCCTGGATGAACTTGTCAAGATTCTTGAATGCAAGAATAAAAATGCTCAAATGGTAGTACCAGTTTTCTACCATGTAGATCCCTCGGATGTGCGGAAGCAAACTGGAAGTTTCGGTGATGCATTTGTTAAGCATGAAAAGCAATTGAAGGGGATACCAGAAAAGGTTCAGAAATGGACGGTTGCGTTGACAGAAGCATCAAATCTATCTGGATGGGACACCATGAATATCAG GCCAGAGGCGAAACTTGTAGATGAAATTATTGAAGATATTTTGAAgaagttaaaagataaatctTTCTCTAGTGATTTTGAAGGCTTAGTTGGAATATATTCAAgaattgaacaaattaaatcattgCTATGTGTCGGATTGCcggattttcaaattataggAATTTGGGGCATGGGCGGTATAGGTAAAACCACCATTGCTGGAGCTATTTTCAACCAGATTTCCAATGACTTTGAAGGTAGGTGCTTCATGGCAAACGTTAGAGAAGAATCAGAAAGGGGTGGATTAGTTTATCTACGAGAGCGACTTTTTTCAGAAATATTGGAGGAAACTCTAAAAATAAGAACGCCTAGTGTTCCTAAATACATTAAGGAAAGGCTCCAGCGAATGAAGGTTTTTGTGGTTCTCGATGATGTAAATAAACCCGAACAATTAGATTATTTAGCTGGTGGACTTGATCGATTTGGTCTTGGAAGTAGAGTCGTTGTGACTAGTAGAGATAGACAAGTTTTTGATAAATGCAGAGTGGATAAAATATATGAGGTTGAGGGATTGAATCAAAATGAAGCACTTGAgctattttcaaattatgcTTTTAGACAAAACATTTGTCCTAAAGATTTTTTGGTGCTTTCAGAGAGAATAGTGTTCTATGCCAATGGCAATCCGCTAGCTCTTAAAGTGTTGGGTTCTTTCCTTCAACGGAAGTGCAAACTGCAGTGGGAAAATGCATTAAAAAACCTAACACGGATTTCTGACCCTGATATATATGACATGTTGAAAATTAGTTACAACGAGCTAAAGCAAGAAgagaaaagtatttttttagacatagCTTGTTTCTTTAAAGGAGATGATAAAGATTTTATGACAAGGATTCAAGATGATCCTGAATCTGTGCATTATGGACTGAATGTCCTTGTTGATAAGTCACTCGTAGCGTTATCATGTAACAATAAGCTTCAAATACATGATTTATTGCAAGAATTTGGTCGGGAGATAGTTCGCCAACAGTCTGTAAAAGAGCCAGGCAAACGTAGCAGGTTGTGGTATTATGAGGATGTCTATCAAGTactgaagaaaaataag GGGACTGGGTCAATTGAAGGCATGTTCCTAGATGTGTCACAAATAGAAGACTTGCATCTTACTTCAAGAGCCTTTGTGAAAATGCCTAATCTTAGATTGCTTAAATTCTATGTGCCTGGGCAAATCACTGGTTCAGATATGTGCACTAAAGTCCATCTTCAGCAAGGCCTACAATATCTTCCTGATGAATTGAGATATTTCCACTGGTATGGGTATCCTTTGAAAGCATTACCATTCGATTTCAGTCCTGAGAACCTTATTGAACTTAACTTACCTCACAGTAAAGTTGAGCAAATCTGGGAAGGGAAAAAG GAAGCTTtcaagttaaaatttattgaccTACAATACTCTCAGTATCTCACAACGATCCCACACCCATCTGAGACTCCCAATCTTGAGAGAATAAATCTTTGGAATTGCACAAACTTACCTTACATTCCTTCTTACATCCAGCATTTCAACAACCTTGTTATGTTGTGCCTCAGTCACTGTGAAAGTTTGAGGTGCTTTCCacaaaacattcattttagatCTCTTATAGAGATTGATTTCTCCTACTGCATTAATCTCACGGAGTTTCCTGAGATTTCGGGGAATGTAATAGAGTTAGATTTAAAAGGAACAGCAATAGAAGAAATTCCATCATCAATAGAGTGCCTAACTAAGCTTGAAGAGTTAGACTTGGCATATTGCAGAAGGCTAAAGAGTCTTCCATCTAGCATTTGTAAATTGAAATCTCTTCATTTGCTCTGTCTTTATAATTGCTCAAACTTTGAGATTTTTCCGGAAATCTTAGAGAAAATGGAATGTTTAGAATATATTGACTTGGAATCAACTGCTGTCAAAGAGCTGCCATCTTCAGTTGAACAATTAGAAGGGCTTAGAGAGTTGATCTTGGAGGATTGCTCTGAACTTAGTAAATTGCCGGAAAACTTgggaaatttaaaatctttgaagCGACTCTTTGCTAAGAGATCAGCCATTAGTAAACTACCATCCTCTATTGCATATTTAGATGAAGTTATCGAGCTTTCATTTCATGGATGTAGAGGTTTGGTTTTGCCTCCAATATTATCAGGTTTATCTTCTTTAACGAAGCTAGATTTAAGTGACTGTGATGTCATGGAAATCCCTCAAGACATTGGCCGTGCATCCTCGTTGGAAATCTTAGATATCAGTGGGAATGACTTTGATAGTTTACGAGCAAGTATTAAGCAACTTTCACGGCTGAGAGAACTTTACTTGAGCAATTGCAGTATGCTTCAGTCATTGCCAGAGCTTCCTTTACGTGTGAAATTGTTAGATGCAAGTAATTGCAAGCAGCTCCAATCTTTGCCAGAGCTACCATCATGTCTAGAAGAACTACCTATATCCATACTTGAAATGACATCCAAACACTCCCTAGGAAGTACACAATTCAAGATTTTAGCAGATCCATGTATGGAGCTAACGTTTACTGATTGCCTGAAACTGAATGAAAAAGGCAACAACATTTTGGCAGATTTACGACTAATAATTCTGCATATGGCAATTGCATCACTGAGACTATTCTCTGAAAAG GAATTTAAGAAACCACATGGGATCAGCATTTTTTTACCTGGAAGTGGAATTCCTGACTGGTTCAGCAACCAGGGTTCAGGATCTTCAATAACTATTCAACTGTCTCAACATTGCTGTAGCACAAACTTAATCGGATTTTCTGTTTGTGCTGTGATTGAATATGAGGATGATTTCCCTAATGGTGGTGGATATTTCAATGTTGGATGTAGCTACTGTTTTGAAATAACGGCTTTGTCTGAAACCAAACATGATGACTTTTGGTATTTGGGTAATCAAGTGTCCACTTGCTCAGATCATATCTATATTGGATTTCGTCCTTGTATCAATTTTGGGCTACCTGATGGTATATCCGTCTCATTTCACTTCTTTACTTATAATCTCTtcacaaataatgaaaatggtCACAAGGTGAAATCTTGTGGAGTATGTCCAGTATATGCTCATCCAAATCAGACCAAACTCAACACTTTTACCATAAATATGCTGCCACCAAGTGAAGAAGAATGTGATGAAATCAGGAAATGA
- the LOC102617184 gene encoding disease resistance-like protein DSC1 translates to MASLVSSCSSCIATQYKYDVFLSFRGEDTRDNFTSHLYAALCRKKVETFIDEEELEIGDEISPALLMAINASKIAVIIFSKHYASSKWCLNELVEILQSQKTNGQMVIPVFYHVNPSYVRKQTGSFGEAFAEHESRFTEMPEKVQKWRDVLTEASNLSGWDSMNIRSEAKLVDEIVKDILRKLEHISPSIDSKGLVGLDSRIEQIKSLLCMGSSDFRVIGIWGMGGIGKTTLAGTIFNQISCEFEGNCFMANVREESEKWSGLVHLREQVLSKLLEENLKIGAPAIPLYVKERLKQTKVFIVLDDVNSFRQLEYLAGGIDQYGPGSRIIVTTRDKQVLDKFGVDNIYSVDHFTHDEALELFCNHAFRQNTHPHDLMVLSTRVVDYAKGNPLALKVLGSFFYGRRKVDWENALHNLKRISGRDVYEVLKISYDELNWEEKNIFLDIACFFKGEDKDYVTRIQDDPDFVHYVLNVLVNKSLITISSYNKLEMHDLLEEMGREIVRCESVKEPGKRSRLWHHEDIYHVLKKNKGTDSIKGIFLDMSKIREIHLSSGAFACMTNLRMLKFYVPKLSKLSDVKVHLHNGLDYLSDELRYLHWHGYPLKTLPSNFSPENLIELNLPYSKVEQVWEGKKESFKLKWIDLHHCQYLIRFPDPLETPNLERIRLSDCIGLPCIPSSIENFNNLSILCLRGCESLRRFPSNIHFRSPITLDFSDCLNLTEFPQFSGNIKQLYLCGTAIEEVPSSVECLTELAELYMRQCTRLKSISSRICKLKSLHLLSLDDCCRLERFPEITETMECLEYFSLASTTIQEQPSSNEDRILPSSIANWSYGCRGLILPPLPGLSSLTGLNLSFRNITEIPKDIGCLSSLRTLDLRGNNFVSLPASIKQFTQMEELILSNCNLLQSLPELPPSLILLEARNCKQLQSLPELSSYLEELDASKLETLSEYSDVFAQPRITFTFTNCLKLNRKSYNILADSELRMQHMATASLRLFYEKVFDVPPQFSICLPGNRIPDWFSYQSLGSSITIQLPQCNRRFIGLALSVVIEFEEVFYRGYCFGVRCEYQFETKTLSGNQKGDWVCYLTSASDYKVEELLIYSNHVLLGFDPCLNIQLPDGDLHATATFHFSLLCDDCINPENIIGCKVKCIGVCPLTANTNETKSKIFTENSATSSEEECTKIRKFHNVSDYHKVHDWASTKGSTGIICISGEEKLEPNLKRICREKDKPNSIFSYV, encoded by the exons ATGGCTTCATTAGTATCTTCGTGTTCTTCTTGCATTGCTACTCAATATAAATATGACGTCTTCCTCAGTTTCAGAGGGGAGGATACTCGTGATAACTTCACTAGCCATCTCTATGCCGCCTTGTGTCGGAAGAAAGTAgaaactttcattgatgaagAAGAACTCGAGATAGGAGATGAGATTTCGCCTGCCTTGTTGATGGCAATCAATGCATCAAAGATTGCAGTGATCATTTTCTCAAAGCACTATGCTTCTTCCAAATGGTGTCTCAATGAACTTGTTGAGATTCTTCAATCTCAGAAAACAAATGGGCAAATGGTTATTCCGGTTTTCTACCATGTAAATCCATCCTATGTGCGGAAGCAGACTGGAAGTTTTGGTGAAGCTTTTGCTGAGCATGAAAGTCGTTTCACGGAGATGCCAGAGAAGGTTCAGAAATGGAGGGATGTACTCACAGAAGCTTCCAATCTATCTGGCTGGGATTCCATGAACATCAG GTCCGAGGCCAAACTTGTTGATGAAATTGTCAAAGATATATTGAGGAAATTGGAACACATATCACCCTCAATTGATTCTAAAGGCTTAGTTGGATTAGATTCACGAATTGAGCAGATAAAGTCACTTTTATGCATGGGATCATCAGATTTTAGAGTTATAGGAATTTGGGGCATGGGTGGTATAGGCAAAACAACACTAGCTGGGactattttcaatcaaatttcCTGTGAATTTGAGGGTAATTGTTTTATGGCAAACGTAAGAGAAGAATCAGAAAAATGGAGTGGACTAGTACATTTACGAGAGCAAGTCCTTTCTAAATTATTGgaagaaaatcttaaaatagGAGCTCCCGCTATACCCCTGTACGTTAAGGAGAGACTCAAGCAAACGAAAGTTTTTATTGTTCTTGATGATGTTAATAGCTTTAGACAATTAGAATATTTAGCCGGGGGGATTGATCAATATGGTCCAGGAAGTAGAATAATTGTAACCACTAGAGATAAGCAAGTGCTTGATAAATTTGGAGTAGACAATATATATAGTGTTGATCATTTCACCCATGACGAAGCACTTGAGCTCTTTTGTAACCATGCCTTCAGACAAAATACTCACCCTCATGATCTTATGGTGCTCTCAACAAGGGTAGTAGATTATGCCAAAGGCAATCCATTGGCACTTAAAGTGTTGGGTTCCTTCTTCTATGGAAGGAGAAAAGTAGATTGGGAAAATGCATTGCACAACCTAAAAAGAATTTCTGGCAGAGATGTATATGAAGTGTTGAAAATCAGTTATGATGAATTAAATTGGGAAgagaagaatatatttttagatataGCATGTTTTTTCAAAGGGGAGGATAAAGACTACGTGACAAGGATACAAGATGATCCTGATTTTGTGCATTATGTATTGAATGTCCTCGTTAATAAGTCACTCATAACAATATCGAGTTACAACAAGCTAGAAATGCATGATTTATTGGAAGAAATGGGTCGTGAAATTGTTCGCTGTGAATCTGTCAAAGAGCCCGGCAAACGTAGCAGGTTGTGGCATCATGAGGATATCTATCAtgtattgaagaaaaataag GGAACTGATTCAATTAAAGGCATATTCCTAGACATGTCAAAAATAAGAGAGATACATCTTAGTTCTGGAGCCTTTGCGTGTATGACTAATCTTAGAATGCTCAAGTTCTATGTGCCCAAGCTTTCCAAACTTTCAGATGTAAAAGTGCATCTTCACAATGGTTTAGACTATCTTTCTGATGAGTTGAGATATCTCCATTGGCATGGATACCCTTTGAAAACATTGCCGTCGAATTTTAGTCCGGAGAATCTTATTGAACTTAATCTACCTTATAGTAAGGTTGAACAAGTGTGGGAAGGAAAAAAG GAGTCTTTCAAGTTAAAATGGATTGATCTTCATCACTGCCAATACCTGATTAGATTCCCGGACCCCTTAGAAACCCCAAATCTTGAGAGGATACGCCTTTCGGACTGCATAGGCTTGCCTTGCATTCCCTCATCCATCGAGAATTTCAACAACCTTAGTATCTTATGTTTGCGGGGTTGTGAGAGTCTTAGGCGATTTCCAAGCAACATTCATTTCAGATCTCCCATTACTCTTGATTTTTCAGATTGTCTTAACCTCACAGAGTTCCCACAGTTTTCTGGGAATATAAAGCAGCTATATTTATGTGGGACAGCAATAGAAGAAGTTCCTTCATCAGTTGAGTGCCTAACTGAGCTTGCTGAGCTATACATGAGGCAATGTACACGGCTGAAAAGTATATCATCTAGGATTTGTAAATTGAAATCTCTTCATTTGCTTAGCCTCGACGACTGCTGTAGACTTGAGAGATTCCCGGAAATCACGGAGACAATGGAATGTCTAGAATATTTTTCCTTGGCTTCAACAACAATTCAGGAGCAGCCATCTTCAAATGAAGACAGAATTCTACCATCCTCCATTGCaaattggagttatggatgtAGAGGTTTGATATTACCTCCTTTACCAGGTTTATCCTCTTTAACAGGACTGAACTTAAGCTTTCGTAATATAACAGAAATCCCTAAGGATATTGGGTGTCTATCCTCATTGCGAACTTTAGATCTAAGGGGAAACAATTTTGTGAGTTTGCCTGCAAGTATCAAGCAGTTTACACAGATGGAAGAACTTATCCTGAGCAATTGTAATTTGCTTCAGTCATTACCAGAGCTTCCACCAAGTCTAATATTGTTAGAAGCAAGGAATTGCAAGCAGCTCCAGTCTTTACCGGAGCTTTCGTCATATTTAGAAGAATTGGATGCATCCAAGCTGGAAACACTGTCTGAGTACTCCGATGTCTTTGCACAGCCCAGAATAACGTTCACATTTACAAATTGCCTTAAATTGAATCGAAAATCATACAACATTTTGGCAGATTCGGAGCTAAGAATGCAACATATGGCAACAGCGTCACTAAGACTATTCTATGAAAAG GTATTTGATGTACCTCCTCAATTCAGCATTTGTTTACCTGGAAACAGAATTCCTGACTGGTTCAGCTATCAAAGTTTAGGATCCTCAATAACTATTCAACTGCCTCAGTGTAATAGAAGATTTATAGGATTAGCTCTTTCTGTTGTTATTGAATTTGAGGAGGTCTTTTATCGTGGATACTGTTTTGGAGTCAGATGTGAGTACCAATTTGAAACCAAGACACTTTCTGGAAACCAAAAGGGCGATTGGGTTTGCTATTTGACTTCTGCCAGTGACTATAAGGTTGAGGAGTTGTTAATTTACTCAAATCACGTCTTACTTGGATTTGATCCTTGTTTGAATATTCAGCTACCAGACGGTGACCTCCATGCAACTGCCACATTTCACTTCTCTCTTCTCTGTGATGACTGCATCAACCCAGAGAACATAATTGGTTGCAAGGTCAAATGTATTGGGGTGTGTCCACTAACTGCAAATACCAATGAGaccaaatccaaaatttttacAGAGAATTCTGCTACCTCCAGTGAAGAAGAATGCACTAAAATAAGGAAATTCCACAATGTCAGTGACTATCATAAGGTCCATGATTGGGCCAGCACCAAGGGAAGTACTGGGATTATTTGCATATCTGGAGAGGAGAAATTGGAGCCAAATCTGAAGAGAATTTGCAGAGAAAAAGACAAACCTAATTCTATTTTCTCAT ACGTGTAG